The segment GAGCGTAGAACTGCAGATGGTCGACGAGGCGCTCGGCCAGGATGCGGGCATGAAAGCGCGAGACGGCATCGTCGTCCACCAGGATGTCGTTGGGCGGCACCCGGCCCAGGTTGACGCCTGCCGCCTTGAGGGGGTAGAGGCGACCGCGGCGCGGGCCGTTCAGCATCACCAGCCAGGCGAAACTGGGCGTTTCCTGGCCGATGACGAGGGTGGGGCCGGGTTCGGCCTCGGGCGTAGGGAGCGGGACGGAGATGGACATCAAGGTTTGCCGGTGGTGAACAGCAGGCTGACGCTGCCCAGCCGTAGCTCGTCGCCATCCTGCAAGGGTTGGCGCTGGACGGCGGCGGTGTAGCCGGTCTCACCGCCCAGAAAGGTGCCGTTGGTGCTGCCCAAGTCGTAGATGACGAAGCGCCCGTGTTCCTGGCGAATCTGGGCGTGCAGGCCACTGACGGTGGGGTCGCTGAGGACGACGTTGGCCCGAGCCGGGTCGCGGCCGAGG is part of the Caldilineales bacterium genome and harbors:
- a CDS encoding FHA domain-containing protein is translated as MSISVPLPTPEAEPGPTLVIGQETPSFAWLVMLNGPRRGRLYPLKAAGVNLGRVPPNDILVDDDAVSRFHARILAERLVDHLQFYAHDLASANGTFVNGQRISQQPLRDEDRLSIGQTVFVFKQL